One window of the Fusobacterium russii ATCC 25533 genome contains the following:
- the ttdB gene encoding L(+)-tartrate dehydratase subunit beta produces the protein MEKKILKTPISEEDLKDINIGDIIYLTGHIVTCRDVAHRRLIEGKRKLPVDIKGGAIFHAGPIVKTIDANTEKYEMVSIGPTTSMRMEKFEEEFIKETGVKLIIGKGGMGEGTMKGCKKYKALHCVFPAGCAVIAATQVEEIESADWKDLGMPETLWKCRVKEFGPLIVSIDTYGRNLFEENKIIFNKKKEKAIEEICKNVSFIK, from the coding sequence ATGGAAAAGAAAATTTTAAAAACTCCTATATCAGAAGAAGACTTAAAAGATATTAACATAGGAGATATTATATACTTAACAGGACATATAGTAACTTGTCGAGATGTAGCCCACCGTAGATTAATAGAAGGTAAAAGAAAGCTTCCTGTGGATATAAAAGGAGGAGCAATTTTTCATGCTGGACCAATAGTAAAAACTATTGATGCAAATACAGAAAAATATGAAATGGTTTCTATAGGTCCAACAACAAGTATGCGTATGGAAAAGTTTGAAGAAGAATTTATAAAGGAAACTGGAGTTAAATTAATTATTGGAAAAGGGGGAATGGGAGAGGGAACAATGAAAGGTTGTAAAAAATATAAAGCTCTTCATTGTGTTTTCCCAGCTGGTTGTGCTGTAATTGCTGCAACTCAAGTTGAAGAAATTGAAAGTGCTGATTGGAAAGATTTAGGTATGCCAGAAACTCTTTGGAAATGTCGAGTAAAAGAGTTTGGACCTCTCATAGTATCTATAGATACTTACGGAAGAAATCTATTTGAAGAAAATAAAATTATTTTTAATAAAAAGAAGGAAAAAGCAATAGAAGAAATTTGCAAAAATGTAAGTTTTATAAAGTAA